A section of the Streptococcus oriscaviae genome encodes:
- a CDS encoding sucrose-6-phosphate hydrolase translates to MSLSIEQRYKPYSEWTEDEISKIKENAASSPWRSEFHVEPPHGLLNDPNGFSFFKGKWQLFYQYFPFGAAHGLKSWVQTESTDLVHFKETGTILYPDTELDSHGMYSGSAMQFGDKLFIFYTGNVRDENWDRLTYQNGGLLDSQGNLEKVPHTLIEKPEDVTEHFRDPQIFFYNGEYYAIIGAQSLDKKGFVKLYKADKDNYKSWNFVGDLDFENDATSYMIECPNLVFVDEQPVLLYCPQGLDKRVIDYGNIYPNMYKIGQTFDTKTATIVNPSPIQNLDYGFEAYATQAFNAPDGRALAISWIGLPDVTYPTDRYDYQGAMSLVKELTIKDGKLYQYPVEAISSLRQSEQDFTNLSNTNNTYELELTFAADTKTELVLLADKDGKGFNITVDTKEGAVTIDRSNTGEQYALEFGTSRSCSIDKAETTASIFIDKSIFEIFINKGEKVFTGRVFPREDQTGILLQAGEVTGKYYELKY, encoded by the coding sequence ATGTCACTAAGTATTGAACAGAGATATAAACCATATTCAGAGTGGACGGAGGACGAAATCAGCAAAATCAAAGAAAATGCTGCTTCATCTCCATGGCGCTCTGAGTTTCATGTGGAGCCTCCTCATGGTTTGCTCAACGACCCCAACGGTTTTTCATTCTTCAAAGGAAAATGGCAGTTGTTTTATCAGTATTTCCCATTCGGAGCCGCACACGGTCTGAAATCTTGGGTACAAACTGAGTCCACTGACCTCGTACACTTTAAGGAAACAGGTACCATTCTCTATCCGGATACCGAACTGGATAGCCACGGTATGTATTCTGGCTCTGCCATGCAGTTTGGCGACAAGCTCTTTATCTTCTATACAGGCAATGTCCGCGACGAAAACTGGGATCGCCTGACCTATCAAAATGGCGGACTGCTGGATAGCCAGGGAAATCTTGAAAAAGTTCCTCACACCCTCATTGAAAAACCAGAGGATGTGACTGAACATTTCCGTGATCCGCAGATTTTCTTCTATAACGGGGAATACTACGCCATCATAGGGGCACAAAGTCTTGACAAGAAAGGTTTTGTCAAACTTTACAAAGCAGACAAAGATAATTACAAATCTTGGAATTTTGTAGGGGACTTGGATTTTGAAAACGACGCCACTTCCTACATGATAGAATGCCCGAATTTGGTCTTTGTAGATGAACAACCTGTCTTACTTTATTGTCCACAAGGTCTTGATAAACGTGTCATTGATTACGGAAACATCTATCCAAATATGTATAAAATAGGTCAAACGTTTGACACAAAGACCGCAACCATCGTCAATCCTTCTCCGATTCAAAACTTAGACTACGGCTTTGAGGCCTATGCTACCCAAGCCTTCAATGCTCCTGATGGACGAGCACTTGCCATCAGTTGGATTGGTCTGCCAGATGTTACCTATCCAACTGACCGCTATGATTATCAAGGAGCCATGAGCTTGGTCAAGGAGCTGACCATCAAAGACGGAAAACTCTATCAGTACCCTGTCGAAGCCATTAGCAGCCTGCGCCAGTCAGAGCAGGACTTTACCAATCTTTCAAATACCAACAATACCTATGAGCTTGAATTGACCTTTGCGGCGGATACCAAGACCGAGTTGGTTCTCTTAGCAGACAAGGACGGTAAGGGCTTCAACATTACGGTAGATACCAAGGAAGGTGCAGTCACTATCGATCGTTCAAATACAGGTGAACAATATGCTCTTGAGTTTGGAACCAGCCGTTCTTGCAGCATTGACAAAGCTGAAACAACTGCTTCCATCTTCATTGACAAGTCTATTTTTGAAATCTTTATCAACAAGGGAGAGAAAGTATTTACCGGCCGCGTCTTTCCTCGCGAAGACCAGACAGGTATTCTTCTACAAG
- a CDS encoding PTS beta-glucoside transporter subunit IIBCA, which translates to MNNTEIAKKVIDALGGHENVRSVAHCATRLRVMVVDEGKIDKDTVENIEKVQGAFFNSGQYQIIFGTGTVNKIYEEVVALGLPTATKAEMKAEAAQQGNWFQRSIRTFGDVFVPIIPAIVATGLFMGLRGLLAAFNMPLEGDILTYSQILTDTAFIVLPALVVWSTFRVFGGNQTIGIVLGMMLIAGQLPNAWVVASGGDVKPLIFFGFIPVVGLQGSVLPAFIIGILGANFEKAVRKVVPEVLDLLVTPFVTLFVMSILGLFVIGPVFHVVESYILVATQTVLNLPFGLGGLLIGGVHQIIVVSGVHHIFNFLEAQLVATGANPFNAIITAAMTAQGAATVAVGVKTKNPKLKALAFPAALSAFLGITEPAIFGVNLRFRKPFVLSLIAGAIGGAFASILGLAGTGMGVTIIPGMTLYLGNGQLLTYLLMVAVSFALGFALTYMFGYEDEVTEGAAPAKKPEASVASAPLVEVAEETLVSPLSGEVVELANVNDPVFSSGAMGKGLAVKPSEGVVYAPADAEVTIAFETGHAYGLKTASGAELLIHIGIDTVSMNGEGFEKLVAAGDKVKAGAPLAKFDSSKIAAAGLDDTTMVIVTNTADFAVVEGVAQGTVAHGADFLKVAK; encoded by the coding sequence ATGAACAATACAGAAATTGCAAAAAAAGTCATTGACGCTCTTGGCGGACACGAAAATGTTCGCAGTGTAGCTCACTGTGCGACTCGTCTTCGTGTCATGGTTGTCGATGAAGGAAAAATTGACAAGGACACTGTTGAGAACATTGAAAAAGTTCAAGGTGCTTTCTTTAATTCAGGTCAATACCAAATCATCTTTGGTACTGGTACTGTAAACAAGATTTATGAAGAAGTCGTAGCTCTTGGCTTGCCGACAGCTACTAAGGCAGAAATGAAGGCAGAAGCTGCACAACAAGGTAACTGGTTCCAACGCTCAATTCGTACCTTCGGTGACGTCTTTGTTCCAATCATCCCAGCCATCGTTGCGACAGGTCTCTTCATGGGTCTTCGCGGATTGTTGGCAGCCTTCAACATGCCATTGGAAGGTGATATCTTAACCTACTCCCAAATTCTTACTGACACAGCCTTTATCGTCTTGCCTGCCTTGGTGGTATGGTCCACCTTCCGCGTATTTGGTGGGAACCAAACCATCGGTATCGTTCTCGGTATGATGTTGATTGCTGGTCAATTGCCAAATGCCTGGGTCGTTGCATCAGGTGGCGATGTGAAACCTTTGATTTTCTTCGGATTCATCCCAGTTGTTGGTTTGCAAGGTTCCGTCTTGCCAGCCTTCATCATTGGTATCTTGGGTGCTAACTTTGAAAAAGCAGTCCGCAAGGTGGTTCCAGAAGTTTTGGACCTCTTGGTAACGCCATTTGTGACACTCTTTGTCATGTCTATTCTTGGACTCTTTGTCATCGGTCCAGTCTTCCACGTAGTAGAAAGCTACATCCTTGTGGCGACCCAAACGGTCTTGAACTTGCCATTTGGTTTGGGTGGTCTCCTCATCGGTGGGGTACACCAAATCATCGTGGTATCCGGAGTGCACCATATCTTCAACTTCCTTGAAGCACAATTGGTGGCAACAGGTGCCAACCCATTCAACGCCATCATCACAGCAGCGATGACAGCACAAGGTGCTGCAACCGTAGCGGTTGGTGTGAAGACTAAAAATCCTAAGTTGAAAGCACTTGCTTTCCCAGCAGCTCTCTCTGCCTTCCTCGGTATCACTGAGCCTGCTATCTTCGGTGTCAACTTGCGCTTCCGTAAACCATTTGTTCTTTCCTTGATCGCAGGTGCAATCGGTGGTGCCTTCGCATCTATCCTTGGTCTTGCTGGTACAGGTATGGGTGTAACAATCATCCCTGGTATGACCCTCTACTTAGGGAATGGCCAACTTCTTACTTACCTCCTCATGGTAGCAGTTTCCTTTGCACTTGGTTTTGCCCTCACTTACATGTTCGGTTATGAAGACGAAGTGACTGAAGGAGCAGCTCCTGCAAAAAAGCCTGAGGCTTCAGTAGCATCAGCTCCACTTGTTGAAGTTGCTGAAGAAACGCTTGTATCCCCACTTTCAGGTGAAGTTGTTGAATTGGCAAATGTGAATGATCCAGTCTTCTCATCTGGTGCTATGGGTAAAGGTCTTGCAGTTAAACCATCTGAAGGTGTTGTTTACGCTCCTGCAGATGCAGAAGTAACCATTGCTTTTGAAACAGGGCACGCTTATGGTTTGAAAACAGCAAGCGGTGCAGAACTCCTCATCCACATCGGTATTGATACTGTATCAATGAACGGTGAAGGTTTTGAGAAATTGGTAGCAGCAGGCGATAAGGTTAAGGCTGGTGCTCCTCTTGCCAAGTTTGACTCTAGCAAGATTGCTGCAGCTGGTTTGGATGACACAACTATGGTTATCGTAACCAACACAGCAGACTTTGCAGTGGTTGAAGGAGTTGCTCAAGGCACAGTTGCTCATGGAGCAGACTTCCTCAAAGTTGCTAAATAA
- the scrK gene encoding fructokinase ScrK, with translation MTKLYGSLEAGGTKFVCAVGDEHFQVVEKTQFPTTTPYETIERTVEFFKRYEDRLAGIAIGSFGPIDIDQNSQTYGFITSTPKPNWANVDLLGLIAKHFNIPFYFTTDVNSSAFGEALVRKGVKSLVYYTIGTGIGAGAIQNGEFVGGVGHTEAGHTYVALHPYDVKHEFNGVCPFHNGCLEGLAAGPSLEGRTGIRGELIDLHSDVWDVQAYYIAQAAVQATLLYRPQVIVFGGGVMAQEHMLNRVREKFTGLMNDYLPVPDVKEYIVTPAVAENGSATLGNFALAKQISE, from the coding sequence ATGACAAAATTGTATGGTAGCTTAGAAGCAGGTGGCACCAAGTTTGTCTGTGCAGTAGGAGATGAGCATTTTCAAGTGGTTGAAAAGACCCAGTTTCCAACAACGACACCTTATGAAACCATTGAGCGCACGGTTGAATTTTTCAAGCGCTATGAGGACCGCTTGGCTGGTATCGCTATTGGATCTTTTGGTCCGATTGATATTGACCAAAATTCTCAAACCTATGGCTTTATCACCTCTACACCAAAACCAAACTGGGCCAATGTGGATTTGTTGGGCTTGATTGCTAAGCACTTTAACATTCCATTTTACTTTACGACGGATGTTAACTCATCTGCTTTTGGTGAGGCTTTGGTTCGTAAGGGTGTGAAGAGCCTGGTCTACTATACAATTGGGACAGGTATCGGGGCAGGAGCTATCCAAAATGGTGAGTTTGTCGGCGGTGTCGGCCATACAGAGGCTGGACATACCTATGTAGCCCTCCATCCCTATGATGTCAAACACGAATTTAATGGCGTTTGTCCTTTCCACAATGGTTGCTTGGAAGGTTTGGCAGCTGGCCCGTCATTGGAAGGTCGTACGGGTATCCGCGGTGAGCTGATTGATCTCCATTCAGATGTCTGGGATGTCCAAGCCTACTACATTGCTCAGGCGGCTGTACAGGCGACCCTTCTTTACCGTCCACAAGTGATTGTCTTTGGTGGTGGAGTGATGGCGCAAGAGCACATGCTCAACCGAGTCCGTGAGAAATTTACAGGTCTGATGAATGACTACCTGCCAGTACCAGATGTGAAGGAATACATTGTCACGCCAGCCGTAGCTGAAAACGGCTCTGCCACACTGGGCAACTTTGCTCTGGCTAAGCAGATTTCGGAATAA
- the manA gene encoding mannose-6-phosphate isomerase, class I: MAEPLFLQSVMQEKIWGGQRLKTEFGYEIPSPTTGEYWAISAHPNGVSVVANGLHKGKALDQLYAERRDLFGNSQSPVFPLLTKILDADDWLSVQVHPDDAYGLEHEGELGKTECWYVIAAEEGAEIIYGHAAKSREELAQMIEKGEWDPLLTHVPVKAGDFFFVPSGTMHAIGKGILILETQQSSDTTYRVYDFDRKDDAGNLRELHIQQSIDVMTIGEPANSHPDTVVVGNLTVTTYVSNPFFTVYKWQVDGPVEMKRSAPYSLLSVLDGEGQIEVDDQVYPIKKGSHFILPTDVEAWTFDGCLEMIVSHP; the protein is encoded by the coding sequence ATGGCAGAACCATTATTTTTACAGTCCGTCATGCAGGAAAAAATCTGGGGCGGACAGCGCCTGAAGACAGAGTTTGGCTATGAGATTCCTAGTCCGACGACAGGGGAGTACTGGGCTATTTCCGCTCACCCCAATGGGGTTTCAGTCGTGGCTAACGGCCTCCACAAGGGAAAAGCCTTGGACCAACTGTATGCGGAGCGCAGGGATCTTTTCGGCAATAGCCAGAGTCCTGTTTTTCCCCTTTTGACCAAAATTTTGGATGCGGATGACTGGCTCAGTGTGCAGGTTCACCCAGATGATGCCTATGGATTGGAGCATGAGGGAGAGTTAGGCAAAACCGAGTGCTGGTATGTGATTGCTGCAGAAGAAGGGGCAGAAATCATCTATGGTCATGCGGCTAAGAGCCGCGAGGAGTTGGCACAGATGATTGAGAAGGGTGAATGGGACCCCCTTTTGACCCATGTTCCGGTCAAGGCGGGTGATTTCTTCTTCGTCCCTAGTGGTACCATGCATGCTATCGGTAAGGGCATTCTGATTTTGGAAACCCAGCAGTCTAGCGACACCACTTATCGAGTCTATGATTTTGACCGCAAGGATGACGCAGGCAACTTACGGGAGCTTCACATCCAGCAGTCAATCGATGTCATGACTATCGGCGAGCCTGCTAACAGCCATCCTGATACCGTGGTGGTGGGGAATTTGACCGTGACGACCTATGTCAGCAATCCCTTTTTCACCGTCTACAAGTGGCAGGTGGACGGGCCAGTAGAGATGAAACGGAGTGCCCCATATAGCTTGCTCAGTGTTCTGGATGGGGAAGGACAGATTGAGGTCGATGACCAAGTTTACCCCATCAAAAAAGGCAGCCATTTTATTCTGCCGACTGATGTTGAAGCCTGGACCTTTGATGGTTGTTTAGAAATGATTGTCAGTCACCCATAA
- a CDS encoding ZmpA/ZmpB/ZmpC family metallo-endopeptidase: MLKKKQLMKQLTLGGASLAVGMGLLVSSQLPVQALAPTPNSVTVQYRYLAESELTKAQKDLILPKLEKQSLTAATATENQTLYLVYRADQKKIFGILPATGEGSGALLAISGIAFLILGVSLAGKKKKGVISSILVITATGSILSLHSIAALQGQVLAAHNQSHQLTVGDKLPEASQIKGYTYLGYVNEKDIADILNSSSSTDTSTSSSTSTNTSSSTSISSEQEIAYYNLQKLLPFASKEDWLKALKQIPLDHPLATTKIVSLVPMADKTVLSDLAGKEGSANQLLLHFENGSVQFLPIQHQENKGDLAHYNLLDLQVGYTPRQNLKNYNAILDQVLPALSAVEFRSDNVYQALGLTDNQEHQMDRLFLEPSFNKIKENLTDYLKKTLVNDDSVNPDDPTSVKDTVQTILNNKEKILLSLAYLDRWYDIQYGDISSKELTLFHTDFFGGKAQALANLLVVGQNGYTSYSPQRNYAAYGESLATVTGKASLTDFLESYRKLFLPDMSNNDWFKQTTDAYVLETKSLALSEEENQQLNVYDRLSNPQIPEEVITTRVRESYLNMLLPLLTTSEENVYIVSNMSNLIVSMYDRYIDMSLKTSDPQAYQTELDKIKAQIQADAELYRAHYDMWYRVLPENHRHTMLYFQPVWGGYGKYAYDTSAYAWKGIWYSETGKLTQEAQDKLQDAATAETTQAIQEVFGPSGTYFLPELTWAGAYAWRQEVSFVITPLLGTDGAVTLTHEMVHAFDYDKYMLGYNHRAGMQLEAYPEGMLQAPDRVDYSIVGFNSLFDHSAHTGTRYHNLTPDRFQNADDLQQYVRGLFDLIYTLEYAEGTSVLKQTKDVQRQWFHKLETTEKTYPGYEEYGPYGVNIKRDFTDEEWASMELKTIDDLIDYDVTVRRESANRIERDTENPTEVMNNGYHKLSLFAPIWATATTERVPGDLSFRRTAFELLAEKGYVNGLVPYMSNQYKQEGSDVVPDSLIFSHILPEYAGDYKIFKKAMYQERVQQFGQLKPVTIQYDGLTITISSYEQLQELMDKAVEADVSAGNFTTEENKVSELKGALHDAYLKLTDDYRTTIFE; the protein is encoded by the coding sequence ATGCTTAAAAAGAAACAGCTCATGAAACAGTTGACCCTTGGCGGTGCATCCTTGGCGGTTGGAATGGGACTCTTGGTCTCCTCCCAATTACCGGTGCAAGCCTTGGCTCCAACTCCAAATTCCGTGACGGTTCAATACCGCTACCTAGCTGAATCAGAATTGACCAAGGCGCAAAAGGACCTGATTCTTCCTAAACTAGAAAAACAGTCCTTAACCGCTGCAACTGCCACTGAAAACCAAACCCTCTATCTGGTTTACCGGGCAGATCAGAAAAAAATCTTCGGCATCCTCCCTGCAACAGGTGAGGGGAGCGGAGCCCTCCTAGCTATTAGTGGCATTGCCTTTCTTATCTTGGGCGTCAGCCTTGCGGGCAAAAAGAAAAAAGGAGTGATTTCCTCTATCCTTGTGATTACAGCTACCGGCTCCATCCTATCTCTCCATAGCATTGCAGCCTTGCAAGGACAGGTTTTAGCCGCCCACAACCAAAGCCATCAACTCACTGTCGGAGATAAACTGCCTGAAGCTAGTCAAATCAAGGGGTATACCTACTTAGGCTACGTCAACGAAAAAGACATCGCTGACATCCTAAACTCATCCTCTTCTACGGACACTAGTACAAGTAGTTCTACTTCTACCAATACCAGCTCCTCTACATCCATCAGCAGCGAGCAGGAAATTGCCTACTACAATCTCCAAAAATTGCTCCCATTTGCCAGCAAGGAAGACTGGCTTAAGGCTCTCAAACAGATTCCGCTGGATCATCCACTTGCCACTACAAAAATTGTCAGTCTGGTTCCGATGGCAGATAAAACTGTTCTTTCTGACTTAGCAGGAAAAGAGGGCAGTGCCAACCAGCTACTCCTCCATTTTGAAAATGGCAGCGTCCAATTCCTACCCATTCAACATCAGGAAAACAAGGGAGATTTGGCCCACTACAACCTTCTTGATTTACAGGTAGGCTACACACCGCGTCAAAACCTGAAAAATTACAATGCGATTCTCGATCAAGTACTCCCAGCTCTGTCTGCTGTTGAATTCCGTTCAGACAATGTTTATCAAGCTCTCGGCCTGACAGACAACCAAGAACACCAGATGGATCGACTCTTCTTAGAGCCATCCTTCAATAAGATCAAGGAAAACCTGACCGACTATCTCAAGAAAACTCTGGTCAACGACGATTCCGTCAACCCAGACGACCCAACATCCGTCAAAGACACCGTTCAAACAATCCTAAACAACAAGGAAAAAATCCTTCTCAGTCTTGCCTACCTTGACCGCTGGTACGATATTCAGTACGGCGACATCAGCAGTAAAGAACTGACTCTTTTCCACACCGATTTCTTTGGCGGAAAAGCGCAAGCCTTGGCCAACCTCTTAGTGGTCGGACAAAATGGCTATACTAGTTATAGCCCACAGCGCAACTACGCTGCCTACGGCGAATCACTTGCGACCGTGACAGGTAAGGCTAGTTTGACTGACTTCCTAGAAAGCTACCGCAAACTCTTCCTTCCTGATATGAGCAACAACGACTGGTTCAAACAAACCACAGATGCCTATGTGTTGGAAACCAAATCGTTAGCCCTGAGCGAAGAAGAAAATCAACAGCTGAACGTCTACGACCGCCTCAGCAACCCGCAAATACCAGAGGAGGTCATCACTACAAGAGTCCGTGAAAGCTACCTCAATATGCTCCTGCCACTCTTGACGACAAGTGAAGAAAACGTCTATATCGTATCAAACATGTCCAACCTGATTGTCAGCATGTACGACCGCTACATTGATATGAGCCTCAAGACCAGTGACCCACAAGCCTATCAAACAGAACTGGACAAGATCAAGGCGCAAATTCAGGCAGACGCTGAACTCTATCGCGCTCACTATGATATGTGGTATCGGGTTCTTCCTGAAAATCACCGCCATACCATGCTCTACTTCCAACCTGTTTGGGGGGGCTATGGTAAGTATGCTTACGATACTTCCGCCTACGCTTGGAAGGGAATCTGGTATTCTGAAACTGGTAAGCTGACGCAAGAAGCGCAAGACAAACTACAAGATGCTGCCACAGCCGAAACCACTCAGGCAATCCAAGAAGTCTTTGGCCCATCTGGCACCTACTTCTTACCTGAATTAACCTGGGCCGGCGCCTACGCCTGGAGGCAGGAAGTTAGCTTTGTCATTACCCCATTACTGGGCACTGACGGGGCAGTTACCCTGACCCATGAAATGGTACACGCCTTTGACTATGACAAGTATATGCTTGGCTACAATCACAGAGCAGGCATGCAGCTAGAAGCCTATCCGGAAGGCATGCTCCAAGCACCTGACCGCGTTGATTACAGCATTGTCGGCTTCAACTCTCTCTTTGACCACTCTGCCCATACCGGCACACGCTACCATAACTTGACTCCAGACCGCTTCCAGAATGCGGATGACCTCCAGCAATATGTCCGCGGACTCTTTGACTTGATTTATACACTGGAGTATGCAGAAGGCACCTCCGTTCTCAAGCAGACCAAAGACGTCCAACGGCAATGGTTCCACAAGCTGGAAACTACTGAAAAAACCTATCCAGGTTACGAAGAGTATGGCCCTTATGGTGTCAATATCAAGCGAGACTTCACAGATGAAGAATGGGCAAGCATGGAGTTGAAAACCATCGATGACCTCATCGACTACGATGTCACTGTACGTCGCGAATCTGCCAACCGCATTGAGCGCGATACCGAGAATCCGACCGAAGTCATGAACAACGGCTATCATAAACTCAGCCTTTTCGCTCCAATCTGGGCAACAGCCACAACTGAACGAGTGCCGGGAGACCTCTCCTTCCGTCGAACTGCCTTTGAACTCTTAGCAGAAAAAGGCTATGTCAATGGTTTGGTTCCTTACATGTCCAACCAGTACAAACAAGAAGGAAGCGATGTAGTTCCAGACTCTCTCATCTTCAGCCATATTCTGCCAGAATACGCTGGAGACTATAAGATCTTCAAAAAAGCCATGTACCAAGAACGGGTACAACAATTTGGCCAACTCAAACCAGTCACCATCCAATACGATGGACTGACCATTACCATTTCATCCTACGAGCAATTACAGGAACTCATGGATAAGGCCGTTGAAGCAGATGTTAGCGCAGGAAACTTCACTACCGAAGAAAACAAGGTATCTGAACTCAAAGGTGCACTTCACGATGCTTACCTGAAGTTGACGGATGACTACCGAACTACTATTTTTGAGTAA
- the codY gene encoding GTP-sensing pleiotropic transcriptional regulator CodY — protein sequence MTTLLEKTRDITSILKRSEEQLAEELPYNAIAEHLSEIIDCNACIINSEGEVLGYHMKYKTNNDRVEEFFINKQFPEDYIKAVAQVYDTQVNLPVESELTAIPVESRSTYPGGLTTIAPIHVTGIRFGSLIIWRNEEQFLEDDLILVEIAATVVGIQLLNFQREEDEKNIRRRAAVNMAVNTLSYSEMKAVSAILGELKGNEGQLTASVIADRIGITRSVIVNALRKLESAGIIESRSLGMKGTYLKVLIPAIFDEIKKRDY from the coding sequence ATGACAACATTATTAGAAAAAACACGCGACATTACCTCGATTTTGAAGCGTTCTGAGGAGCAGTTGGCAGAAGAGTTGCCATACAATGCCATAGCAGAGCATTTGTCAGAGATTATCGATTGTAATGCTTGTATTATCAACAGCGAAGGTGAAGTCTTGGGCTATCACATGAAGTATAAGACCAACAACGACCGAGTAGAGGAATTTTTTATCAACAAGCAATTCCCAGAGGACTACATTAAGGCTGTGGCCCAAGTCTACGACACGCAGGTCAACCTTCCAGTGGAGAGTGAGTTGACAGCTATTCCGGTTGAGTCGCGTTCAACCTACCCAGGAGGCTTGACGACAATTGCCCCAATCCATGTGACGGGTATCCGCTTTGGCTCGCTGATTATCTGGCGCAATGAAGAGCAGTTTTTGGAGGATGACTTAATCCTAGTAGAAATTGCGGCGACCGTAGTAGGTATTCAGTTGCTCAATTTCCAGCGGGAAGAAGACGAGAAAAATATCCGCCGCCGTGCAGCGGTGAATATGGCAGTCAACACCCTATCTTACTCCGAAATGAAGGCAGTTTCTGCCATCTTGGGTGAACTCAAGGGCAACGAAGGCCAGTTGACAGCCTCTGTTATCGCAGACAGAATCGGTATCACCCGTTCCGTTATCGTCAATGCCCTGCGGAAACTTGAGAGTGCAGGAATTATTGAGAGTCGATCGCTGGGGATGAAAGGAACCTATCTCAAGGTTCTCATTCCAGCTATCTTCGATGAAATCAAAAAACGTGATTATTAA
- the gatC gene encoding Asp-tRNA(Asn)/Glu-tRNA(Gln) amidotransferase subunit GatC produces the protein MKISEEDVRHVAKLSKLAFSEQETREFATTLTKIVDMVELLNEVDTTGVPVTTTMADRKNVLREDVAVKGQAREDLFKNVPEAQDNYIKVPAILEGGGDA, from the coding sequence ATGAAGATTTCTGAAGAAGATGTTCGACATGTTGCCAAATTGTCAAAATTGGCTTTTTCGGAACAGGAAACCCGTGAGTTTGCCACTACTTTGACCAAGATTGTTGACATGGTAGAACTCTTGAACGAAGTAGATACGACCGGAGTTCCGGTAACAACAACCATGGCAGATCGTAAGAATGTCTTGCGGGAAGATGTGGCTGTAAAAGGACAAGCAAGAGAAGACTTGTTTAAGAATGTACCAGAAGCGCAGGATAATTATATCAAGGTTCCTGCCATCCTAGAAGGGGGAGGCGACGCCTAA